Proteins from a genomic interval of Callospermophilus lateralis isolate mCalLat2 chromosome 1, mCalLat2.hap1, whole genome shotgun sequence:
- the Cnot4 gene encoding CCR4-NOT transcription complex subunit 4 isoform X6, producing the protein MSRSPDAKEDPVECPLCMEPLEIDDINFFPCTCGYQICRFCWHRIRTDENGLCPACRKPYPEDPAVYKPLSQEELQRIKNEKKQKQNERKQKISENRKHLASVRVVQKNLVFVVGLSQRLADPEVLKRPEYFGKFGKIHKVVINNSTSYAGSQGPSASAYVTYIRSEDALRAIQCVNNVVVDGRTLKASLGTTKYCSYFLKNMQCPKPDCMYLHELGDEAASFTKEEMQAGKHQEYEQKLLQELYKLNPNFLQLSTGSVDKNKNKVTPLQSPIDKPSDSLSIGNGDNSQQISNSDTPSPPPGLSKSNPVIPISSSNHSARSPFEGAVTESQSLFSDNFRHPNPIPSGLPPFPSSPQTSSDWPTAPEPQSLFTSETIPVSSSTDWQAAFGFGSSKQPEDDLGFDPFDVTRKALADLIEKELSVQDQPSLSPTSLQNSSSHTTTAKGPGSGFLHPAAPTNANSLNSTFSVLPQRFPQFQQHRAVYNSFSFPGQAARYPWMAFPRNSIMHLNHTANPTSNSNFLDLNLPPQHNTGLGGIPIAGEEEVKVSTMPLSASSHSLQQGQQPTSLHTTVA; encoded by the exons ATGTCTCGAAGTCCTGATGCTAAGGAAGACCCTGTGGAATGCCCTCTTTGCATGGAGCCCTTGGAGATAGATGATATCAACTTTTTCCCTTGCACCTGTGGCTACCAGATTTGTCGATTTTGTTGGCATCGAATTCGCACTGATGAAAATGGACTTTGTCCTGCATGTAGAAAG CCATATCCAGAAGATCCAGCAGTTTACAAACCCCTCTCCCAGGAAGAACTGCAAAGGATAAAGAatgagaaaaaacagaaacaaaatgagagaaaacagaaaatatcagAAAATCGCAAACATTTGGCTAGTGTACGTGTTGTACAAAAAAACCTCGTCTTTGTTGTAGGTCTGTCCCAGCGCCTAGCTGACCCAGAG gTTTTAAAACGACCAGaatattttgggaagtttggTAAAATACATAAAGTTGTCATCAATAATAGCACATCATATGCAGGCTCACAG GGTCCAAGTGCCAGTGCTTATGTAACCTATATCCGGTCAGAAGATGCTCTCAGAGCTATACAGTGTGTCAATAATGTGGTGGTAGATGGCAGAACACTTAAG GCATCTCTAGGTACAACAAAATACTGCAGTTACTTCTTAAAGAATATGCAGTGTCCAAAACCTGATTGCATGTATCTACATGAATTGGGAGATGAGGCAGCAAGCTTCACAAAAGAGGAAATGCAG GCGGGTAAACACCAAGAATATGAACAGAAACTACTTCAAGAattatataaattaaatcccaattTTCTTCAATTATCTACGGGTTCAGTtgataaaaataagaacaaagtgACACCACTGCAGAG CCCCATTGATAAACCTTCAGATTCTCTCAGTATAGGGAATGGTGATAATTCCCAGCAG ataTCTAACAGTGATACGCCTTCACCACCACCTGGTTTATCAAAATCCAATCCAGTCATCCCCATCAGTTCATCCAATCACAGTGCACGGTCCCCATTTGAAGGGGCAGTAACAGAGTCACAGTCGTTATTCTCAGACAATTTTCGCCATCCCAACCCTATCCCAAGTGGGCTTCCTCCTTTTCCCAGCTCCCCACAGACATCTAGTGACTGGCCTACAGCACCAGAGCCACAGAGTCTCTTCACATCAG AAACAATCCCAGTATCATCCTCCACAGACTGGCAAGCAGCATTTGGCTTTGGTTCTTCTAAACAACCAGAGGATGACTTGGGGTTTGATCCCTTTGATGTTACTCGAAAAGCCTTAGCAGACCTGATTGAGAAGGAATTGTCCGTCCAAGACCAGCCTTCCCTTTCACCCACATCTCTTCAGAACTCCTCTTCACACACTACAACCGCCAAAGGTCCAGGCTCTGGATTCTTACACCCTGCTGCACCGACAAATGCCAACTCTCTTAATAGTACCTTTTCAGTCTTGCCACAAAGATTCCCTCAATTTCAGCAGCACCGAGCAGTTTATAATTCCTTCAGTTTTCCAGGCCAGGCAGCCCGCTATCCTTGGATGGCCTTTCCACGCAATAGCATCATGCACTTGAACCACACAGCAAACCCCACCTcaaatagtaatttcttggaCTTGAATCTCCCGCCACAGCACAACACAGGTCTGGGAGGGATCCCTATAGcag GGGAAGAAGAGGTGAAGGTTTCGACCATGCCACTGTCAGCCTCTTCCCATTCATTACAACAAGGACAGCAGCCTACAAGTCTCCACACTACTGTGGCCTGA
- the Cnot4 gene encoding CCR4-NOT transcription complex subunit 4 isoform X5: MSRSPDAKEDPVECPLCMEPLEIDDINFFPCTCGYQICRFCWHRIRTDENGLCPACRKPYPEDPAVYKPLSQEELQRIKNEKKQKQNERKQKISENRKHLASVRVVQKNLVFVVGLSQRLADPEVLKRPEYFGKFGKIHKVVINNSTSYAGSQGPSASAYVTYIRSEDALRAIQCVNNVVVDGRTLKASLGTTKYCSYFLKNMQCPKPDCMYLHELGDEAASFTKEEMQAGKHQEYEQKLLQELYKLNPNFLQLSTGSVDKNKNKVTPLQRYDTPIDKPSDSLSIGNGDNSQQISNSDTPSPPPGLSKSNPVIPISSSNHSARSPFEGAVTESQSLFSDNFRHPNPIPSGLPPFPSSPQTSSDWPTAPEPQSLFTSETIPVSSSTDWQAAFGFGSSKQPEDDLGFDPFDVTRKALADLIEKELSVQDQPSLSPTSLQNSSSHTTTAKGPGSGFLHPAAPTNANSLNSTFSVLPQRFPQFQQHRAVYNSFSFPGQAARYPWMAFPRNSIMHLNHTANPTSNSNFLDLNLPPQHNTGLGGIPIAGEEEVKVSTMPLSASSHSLQQGQQPTSLHTTVA, translated from the exons ATGTCTCGAAGTCCTGATGCTAAGGAAGACCCTGTGGAATGCCCTCTTTGCATGGAGCCCTTGGAGATAGATGATATCAACTTTTTCCCTTGCACCTGTGGCTACCAGATTTGTCGATTTTGTTGGCATCGAATTCGCACTGATGAAAATGGACTTTGTCCTGCATGTAGAAAG CCATATCCAGAAGATCCAGCAGTTTACAAACCCCTCTCCCAGGAAGAACTGCAAAGGATAAAGAatgagaaaaaacagaaacaaaatgagagaaaacagaaaatatcagAAAATCGCAAACATTTGGCTAGTGTACGTGTTGTACAAAAAAACCTCGTCTTTGTTGTAGGTCTGTCCCAGCGCCTAGCTGACCCAGAG gTTTTAAAACGACCAGaatattttgggaagtttggTAAAATACATAAAGTTGTCATCAATAATAGCACATCATATGCAGGCTCACAG GGTCCAAGTGCCAGTGCTTATGTAACCTATATCCGGTCAGAAGATGCTCTCAGAGCTATACAGTGTGTCAATAATGTGGTGGTAGATGGCAGAACACTTAAG GCATCTCTAGGTACAACAAAATACTGCAGTTACTTCTTAAAGAATATGCAGTGTCCAAAACCTGATTGCATGTATCTACATGAATTGGGAGATGAGGCAGCAAGCTTCACAAAAGAGGAAATGCAG GCGGGTAAACACCAAGAATATGAACAGAAACTACTTCAAGAattatataaattaaatcccaattTTCTTCAATTATCTACGGGTTCAGTtgataaaaataagaacaaagtgACACCACTGCAGAGGTATGATAC CCCCATTGATAAACCTTCAGATTCTCTCAGTATAGGGAATGGTGATAATTCCCAGCAG ataTCTAACAGTGATACGCCTTCACCACCACCTGGTTTATCAAAATCCAATCCAGTCATCCCCATCAGTTCATCCAATCACAGTGCACGGTCCCCATTTGAAGGGGCAGTAACAGAGTCACAGTCGTTATTCTCAGACAATTTTCGCCATCCCAACCCTATCCCAAGTGGGCTTCCTCCTTTTCCCAGCTCCCCACAGACATCTAGTGACTGGCCTACAGCACCAGAGCCACAGAGTCTCTTCACATCAG AAACAATCCCAGTATCATCCTCCACAGACTGGCAAGCAGCATTTGGCTTTGGTTCTTCTAAACAACCAGAGGATGACTTGGGGTTTGATCCCTTTGATGTTACTCGAAAAGCCTTAGCAGACCTGATTGAGAAGGAATTGTCCGTCCAAGACCAGCCTTCCCTTTCACCCACATCTCTTCAGAACTCCTCTTCACACACTACAACCGCCAAAGGTCCAGGCTCTGGATTCTTACACCCTGCTGCACCGACAAATGCCAACTCTCTTAATAGTACCTTTTCAGTCTTGCCACAAAGATTCCCTCAATTTCAGCAGCACCGAGCAGTTTATAATTCCTTCAGTTTTCCAGGCCAGGCAGCCCGCTATCCTTGGATGGCCTTTCCACGCAATAGCATCATGCACTTGAACCACACAGCAAACCCCACCTcaaatagtaatttcttggaCTTGAATCTCCCGCCACAGCACAACACAGGTCTGGGAGGGATCCCTATAGcag GGGAAGAAGAGGTGAAGGTTTCGACCATGCCACTGTCAGCCTCTTCCCATTCATTACAACAAGGACAGCAGCCTACAAGTCTCCACACTACTGTGGCCTGA